One genomic region from Nocardia vinacea encodes:
- a CDS encoding DAK2 domain-containing protein: MGDGPDAGLPAVAGPNELNGPALLHWGRICLEGLQQRREEINALNVFPIADADTGTNMLATMRAAMQAADAAVISARGSERSDGFVADGYAADAGAVRNGAKSDGGAAISHPPATSPGEFADRAIATTGVDRPTPPGTAGNGSSRNASSAGVASGYHEPGDSLSTHDVAAAMARGATLGARGNSGIILSQVLRGIAEAARGGPLTARTLRYALATASALVRESLSVPVEGTILTVLERAAECAAASPESALAEVAVAAADGAAEALGDTPAQLGVLREAGVVDAGARGLVVLLDSLVAVTLGETPDRPAYVRGDFVFAGDQAGVDRATAAPAADSAPRADAEPHGSCAETLNSAEPHFEVMYLLSDTDDRRIARLRDRLADLGDSVVVVGDGAGSWSAHVHCADAGAAVEAGIATGTLSAIHIESFTITARPTPAPSDAAAHSGAAAHSGKIPDADFADHAEGVGHPDTAPADVAGRAGAAGQRGGVGRAVEPARTDAAGHRDVAPADGAGRADAAAQHGGVAHPDAPARAEAPRTTIGSVATPPIGPDHDGPADRAVLAVASGDGAAALFEAGGAVVLGGDGPVTGAALLAAIRRLPNREVLVLPNGALPAHELVAVGVAARDVHRDVLLLPSGSMVQGLAALAVHDCGRIAVDDAFAMSEAAAATRWGSLRAATERALTMVGTCEAGDGLGLVGHDVVVIGRDVPTAGRTLLDRMLAFGGELVTLLMGVAAPAGLADELAAHIANGFPGVEVIVYSGGQQADLVQIGVE, encoded by the coding sequence ATGGGCGATGGCCCTGACGCGGGTCTGCCTGCCGTTGCCGGTCCGAATGAACTGAACGGCCCGGCCCTGCTGCATTGGGGCCGCATCTGCCTCGAAGGCCTACAGCAGCGTCGCGAGGAGATCAACGCCCTCAACGTCTTCCCCATCGCCGACGCCGATACCGGTACGAACATGCTCGCCACCATGCGAGCGGCAATGCAGGCCGCGGATGCCGCGGTGATATCGGCGCGCGGGTCCGAGCGATCGGATGGTTTCGTGGCCGACGGTTATGCAGCAGATGCTGGGGCGGTCCGCAATGGCGCGAAATCGGACGGCGGTGCCGCAATATCGCACCCCCCTGCGACGTCGCCGGGGGAGTTCGCGGACCGAGCTATTGCCACGACCGGTGTCGATCGCCCGACTCCGCCTGGTACTGCGGGGAACGGGAGTTCGCGGAATGCCTCCAGCGCAGGGGTGGCGAGCGGGTATCACGAACCAGGTGACTCGCTCTCGACGCACGATGTGGCTGCGGCGATGGCGCGGGGGGCGACGCTCGGGGCGCGCGGGAATTCCGGGATCATTCTGTCGCAGGTGCTGCGGGGAATTGCCGAGGCGGCGCGCGGGGGGCCGCTGACCGCGCGGACGTTGCGTTACGCGCTGGCCACGGCATCGGCGCTGGTTCGGGAATCGCTGAGTGTGCCGGTCGAGGGGACCATCCTGACCGTCCTGGAGCGGGCAGCGGAATGTGCTGCGGCCTCTCCGGAATCCGCCCTGGCCGAGGTGGCGGTGGCGGCGGCCGACGGTGCTGCCGAGGCGCTCGGTGATACGCCCGCCCAGCTCGGCGTGCTGCGCGAGGCAGGGGTGGTCGATGCGGGTGCGCGCGGGTTGGTCGTGCTGCTCGACAGTCTGGTCGCGGTCACCCTCGGCGAGACACCCGATCGGCCGGCGTACGTGCGCGGCGACTTCGTATTCGCTGGTGACCAGGCAGGAGTTGATCGTGCCACCGCCGCACCGGCTGCCGATTCCGCACCGCGGGCCGACGCCGAACCGCACGGCAGCTGTGCCGAAACCCTGAACAGTGCCGAACCCCACTTCGAGGTGATGTACCTCCTGTCGGACACCGACGACCGACGAATCGCCCGCCTCCGCGATCGTCTCGCCGACCTCGGCGACTCGGTGGTGGTCGTCGGCGACGGTGCGGGCTCCTGGTCCGCGCACGTCCACTGCGCCGACGCGGGCGCCGCCGTAGAAGCAGGTATCGCCACCGGCACCCTCAGCGCCATCCACATCGAAAGCTTCACCATCACCGCCCGCCCAACACCTGCGCCCTCCGATGCGGCCGCGCACTCGGGTGCGGCCGCGCACTCGGGCAAAATCCCGGACGCCGACTTTGCCGACCACGCTGAGGGCGTCGGGCACCCTGATACAGCCCCCGCCGACGTTGCGGGTCGCGCTGGTGCCGCAGGGCAGCGTGGTGGTGTCGGACGCGCGGTCGAGCCCGCACGTACTGATGCTGCTGGGCACCGCGATGTAGCCCCGGCCGATGGTGCGGGTCGCGCCGATGCCGCCGCACAGCATGGAGGCGTTGCACACCCTGATGCGCCCGCGCGTGCCGAAGCTCCCCGCACGACCATCGGATCCGTTGCAACACCGCCCATCGGACCCGATCATGACGGTCCCGCGGACCGCGCCGTCCTGGCTGTCGCATCGGGAGATGGCGCGGCGGCGCTTTTCGAGGCCGGGGGTGCGGTGGTGCTCGGCGGTGACGGGCCGGTGACCGGTGCGGCGCTGCTTGCGGCGATTCGCCGGCTGCCGAATCGGGAGGTGTTGGTGCTGCCGAATGGCGCGCTGCCCGCGCACGAGTTGGTTGCGGTCGGTGTTGCGGCGCGTGACGTGCATCGGGACGTGTTGTTGTTGCCGAGCGGGTCCATGGTGCAGGGGTTGGCGGCGCTGGCGGTGCACGATTGCGGCCGGATCGCGGTGGACGATGCGTTCGCCATGTCGGAAGCGGCGGCCGCGACCCGATGGGGATCATTGCGCGCCGCGACAGAACGGGCGCTCACCATGGTCGGCACCTGCGAGGCCGGTGATGGGCTGGGGCTGGTCGGTCACGATGTCGTGGTGATCGGCCGGGATGTGCCGACCGCGGGCCGGACCCTGCTCGACCGGATGCTCGCCTTCGGCGGTGAGCTGGTCACTTTGCTCATGGGTGTGGCGGCCCCTGCTGGACTCGCGGACGAACTGGCCGCGCATATCGCGAACGGTTTCCCCGGCGTCGAGGTGATTGTGTATTCCGGTGGGCAGCAAGCGGATCTGGTGCAGATAGGGGTGGAATAG
- the rpmB gene encoding 50S ribosomal protein L28, whose product MAAVCDVCAKGPGFGKSVSHSHRRTNRRWNPNIQTVRAQVAPGNTRRMNVCTSCLKAGKVVRG is encoded by the coding sequence ATGGCTGCCGTCTGCGACGTCTGCGCCAAGGGCCCCGGCTTCGGGAAGTCGGTCTCGCACTCGCACCGGCGTACCAACCGTCGTTGGAACCCGAACATCCAGACCGTGCGCGCACAGGTCGCGCCGGGCAACACCCGCCGCATGAACGTGTGCACCTCCTGCCTGAAGGCGGGCAAGGTCGTTCGCGGCTGA
- a CDS encoding GNAT family N-acetyltransferase, which produces MTRPAWRIAPLVAEYVHGLAECHIACWREAYRGLVPDHILDAFEVDRRAEQWERVRVRNPGSAYVALVDDEVIGFSCATASRDESPVTPTELNALYVRAAWYGTGVAHDLIRAAVAPDIPCSLWVFEKNPRAQAFYRKHGFELDGTSRIEAFTPAIEVRMVRL; this is translated from the coding sequence ATGACCAGGCCCGCCTGGCGCATAGCCCCACTCGTCGCCGAATACGTCCACGGCCTCGCCGAATGCCATATCGCCTGCTGGCGTGAGGCCTATCGGGGCCTGGTCCCCGACCACATCCTGGATGCGTTCGAGGTCGACCGCCGCGCGGAGCAGTGGGAACGCGTCCGGGTCCGCAACCCGGGCAGCGCCTATGTCGCCCTCGTCGACGACGAGGTGATCGGCTTCTCGTGTGCGACCGCGTCACGCGACGAATCGCCGGTCACCCCAACCGAACTCAACGCCCTCTATGTCCGCGCCGCCTGGTACGGCACCGGCGTCGCCCACGATCTCATCCGCGCGGCCGTAGCACCCGACATCCCGTGCTCTCTCTGGGTCTTCGAGAAGAACCCACGCGCCCAGGCCTTTTACCGCAAACACGGCTTCGAACTCGACGGCACCAGCCGCATCGAGGCCTTCACCCCTGCCATCGAAGTCCGCATGGTCCGCCTCTGA
- a CDS encoding enoyl-CoA hydratase/isomerase family protein, whose amino-acid sequence MTSTHTEYVTVVDGVLQITISTAANGTSLDFAGINAGTEALRSADREIGAVLLTGAGPNFSAGGNVRGFAAAEDRAGHIYGLATDLHEFVRALDETIVPVVAGVQGWAAGAGMSLVCAADIAIGGPSTKLRPAYPGIALSPDGGMSWTLPRIVGAGRAREILLTDAILDAETALQLGILSRLVDDEQVPAEALEVARTLATGPRSAYASIKSLLARSNSSTLSDQLDYERDAISAAANSPAGREGVDAFVEKRKPDYQNR is encoded by the coding sequence ATGACTTCCACGCACACCGAGTACGTCACCGTCGTCGACGGCGTACTACAGATCACCATCTCGACCGCCGCGAACGGCACCTCCCTGGACTTCGCGGGCATCAATGCGGGCACCGAGGCATTGCGGTCGGCCGACCGCGAGATCGGAGCCGTCCTGCTGACGGGCGCCGGACCGAACTTCTCCGCGGGTGGCAATGTGCGCGGTTTCGCGGCGGCCGAGGATCGGGCCGGTCATATCTATGGCCTCGCGACGGATCTGCACGAATTCGTGCGCGCGCTCGACGAGACCATCGTGCCCGTCGTCGCCGGGGTGCAGGGGTGGGCGGCCGGAGCCGGGATGAGCCTGGTGTGCGCGGCGGATATCGCGATCGGCGGCCCGAGCACCAAGCTGCGCCCGGCGTATCCGGGCATCGCGTTGAGCCCGGACGGCGGCATGTCGTGGACGCTGCCGCGGATCGTCGGTGCTGGCCGCGCCCGCGAAATCCTGCTCACCGACGCGATTCTCGACGCCGAAACGGCGCTGCAGCTCGGCATCCTGAGTCGGCTCGTCGATGACGAGCAGGTACCGGCCGAGGCACTGGAGGTGGCCCGAACCCTCGCCACTGGACCGCGATCCGCCTACGCGAGCATCAAATCGCTACTGGCACGGTCGAATTCGTCGACGCTGAGCGACCAGCTCGACTACGAGCGCGATGCCATCAGCGCCGCGGCGAACAGCCCGGCCGGGCGCGAGGGCGTGGATGCCTTCGTCGAGAAGCGCAAGCCCGACTACCAGAACCGGTAG
- a CDS encoding alpha/beta hydrolase translates to MSNANNLLGPIRLRLRGSDGIELAADQFGPADGPLVLFLHGGGQTRHSWKQTGAKLAAAGMRVVTLDARGHGDSEWSPTADYRRHTMVADLVAVLEQLAAPAVVVGASMGGITGLLTTADPGGAPITALVLVDIVTRPEPAGVARVIDFLGKHRDGFDSLEQAADAVAEYMPHRPRPKNTDGLLRNLRQRDGRWYWHWDPDMLGDRVEDASEMVPQLEAAARALTIPVLLVRGMQSDVVTPEGAAEFQALVPHAQLIEIGGAAHTAAGDDNDSFTDAVAKFVLQVRG, encoded by the coding sequence GTGAGTAATGCGAACAACCTTCTCGGTCCGATCCGGCTGCGACTGCGCGGTTCGGATGGGATCGAGCTGGCCGCCGACCAGTTCGGCCCGGCGGACGGCCCGCTCGTCCTGTTTCTGCACGGTGGTGGTCAGACCAGACACTCGTGGAAGCAGACCGGTGCGAAGCTGGCCGCCGCCGGCATGCGGGTCGTCACGCTGGACGCGCGCGGCCACGGCGACAGCGAATGGTCGCCGACCGCTGATTACCGGCGTCACACGATGGTCGCGGACCTGGTGGCGGTCCTCGAACAGCTGGCTGCCCCCGCGGTCGTGGTCGGTGCGAGCATGGGCGGGATCACCGGCCTGCTCACCACCGCGGATCCGGGCGGCGCGCCGATCACCGCACTGGTGCTCGTCGACATCGTCACCCGACCCGAACCCGCCGGTGTCGCGCGGGTGATCGACTTCCTCGGCAAACATCGCGACGGCTTCGACAGCCTCGAGCAGGCCGCCGACGCGGTCGCGGAATATATGCCGCATCGGCCACGGCCCAAGAACACCGACGGCCTGCTGCGCAATCTGCGCCAGCGCGACGGCCGGTGGTACTGGCATTGGGATCCGGATATGCTCGGCGACCGCGTCGAGGATGCGAGCGAAATGGTCCCGCAGCTGGAAGCCGCCGCGCGCGCCCTCACCATTCCCGTGCTGCTGGTGCGCGGCATGCAATCCGATGTGGTGACGCCGGAAGGCGCCGCGGAATTCCAGGCATTGGTGCCGCATGCGCAGCTGATCGAGATCGGCGGAGCGGCGCATACCGCGGCCGGTGACGACAATGACTCGTTCACCGACGCGGTCGCGAAATTCGTGCTCCAGGTGCGCGGTTAG
- a CDS encoding uracil-DNA glycosylase, whose translation MGAKPLTEIMDPGWAKALEPVAEQISAMGEFLRAENAAGRGYLPAGENVLRAFQRPFDAVRVLIVGQDPYPTAGHPMGLSFSVAPDVSPVPRSLANIFAEYSKDLGHQTPSNGDLSPWSDQGVLLLNRVLTVSPGQPASHRGKGWEAVTDQAIRALVARDEPLVAILWGRDAQTLKPQLAAAEVPYIESVHPSPLSASRGFFGSRPFSRVNELLDELGAEPVDWRLP comes from the coding sequence ATGGGCGCGAAACCACTGACGGAAATCATGGATCCGGGTTGGGCAAAGGCTCTCGAACCGGTTGCGGAGCAGATCTCGGCGATGGGCGAATTCCTGCGCGCGGAGAATGCGGCGGGCCGTGGTTATCTACCGGCCGGTGAGAATGTGCTGCGCGCCTTTCAGCGTCCCTTCGATGCGGTGCGCGTGTTGATTGTCGGCCAGGATCCGTATCCGACGGCCGGACATCCGATGGGCCTGAGTTTCTCTGTCGCCCCCGATGTTTCGCCGGTGCCGCGTAGCCTCGCCAATATCTTCGCCGAATACAGCAAGGACCTCGGCCACCAGACGCCGTCCAACGGCGACTTGAGCCCGTGGTCGGATCAGGGCGTACTGCTGCTGAACCGAGTCCTGACGGTTTCGCCGGGACAGCCCGCCTCGCACCGTGGCAAGGGCTGGGAGGCGGTGACCGATCAGGCGATTCGCGCGCTGGTGGCCAGGGACGAGCCGCTGGTCGCGATCCTGTGGGGTCGTGATGCGCAGACACTTAAACCGCAGCTGGCCGCGGCCGAGGTGCCCTATATCGAATCCGTGCACCCGTCACCACTGTCGGCCTCGCGCGGCTTTTTTGGTTCGCGACCCTTCTCACGAGTGAATGAACTACTCGACGAATTGGGTGCCGAGCCTGTTGACTGGCGCCTGCCCTAG
- the thiL gene encoding thiamine-phosphate kinase gives MRELGEFALIERINSGRVQAPGVLLGPGDDAALVAAPDGRFVVTTDMLIQDRHFRLDWSGPRDIGRKAIAQNAADVVAMGAVPTAFVVAFGCPADTPLELVDALTDGMWAEARRAGGSIAGGDVVRSPQLVISVTAFGDLDGRAPITRAGARVGDTVAVVGRLGWSAAGLAVLTAGFDPADEFSAEALAAHRVPQPPYSAVLAVVADSAAGVDNPGVSPAEGVLGSERVGVSDQHAVEFGVEGIIGSATEVPAIPTALTDISDGLLADLGHIAEASGVAIDIHLKTLRDPALATIAQRLDADAAQWILTGGEDHAFAGTWPAHRELPPGWVPIGRVLAGHGVTVDGARHPGSGGWESFSGVDSASEPEPR, from the coding sequence GTGCGTGAGCTGGGGGAGTTCGCGCTGATCGAGCGGATCAACTCGGGGCGGGTGCAGGCGCCCGGCGTGCTGCTCGGCCCCGGTGACGACGCCGCCCTGGTGGCCGCGCCGGACGGCCGTTTCGTGGTCACCACCGACATGCTGATCCAGGATCGACATTTCCGGCTCGACTGGTCCGGTCCGCGCGATATCGGGCGCAAGGCCATCGCGCAGAATGCCGCCGACGTGGTCGCTATGGGTGCCGTGCCGACCGCATTCGTGGTGGCGTTCGGCTGTCCGGCCGATACGCCGCTCGAGCTGGTGGATGCGCTCACCGACGGGATGTGGGCCGAGGCGCGTCGCGCGGGCGGTTCCATCGCGGGCGGCGATGTGGTGCGCAGCCCGCAGCTGGTCATCTCGGTCACCGCTTTCGGTGATCTGGACGGCCGCGCGCCGATCACCAGAGCCGGTGCACGCGTGGGGGATACGGTCGCGGTGGTCGGTCGCCTCGGCTGGTCCGCAGCGGGGTTGGCAGTGCTGACCGCAGGATTCGATCCGGCAGACGAATTCTCCGCCGAAGCGCTTGCGGCCCATCGGGTCCCACAGCCGCCCTATTCAGCTGTGCTCGCTGTAGTCGCCGATTCCGCTGCCGGAGTAGACAACCCGGGAGTGTCCCCAGCGGAAGGCGTACTCGGCTCGGAGCGCGTCGGGGTGTCGGATCAGCACGCGGTGGAGTTCGGAGTGGAGGGCATCATCGGATCTGCCACCGAAGTGCCCGCGATACCCACCGCGCTCACCGATATTTCGGACGGATTGCTCGCGGATCTGGGCCATATCGCCGAGGCGTCCGGTGTCGCCATCGATATCCACTTGAAGACATTGCGCGATCCGGCTCTGGCGACGATCGCGCAGCGTTTGGATGCCGATGCGGCGCAATGGATTCTGACCGGCGGCGAGGATCACGCGTTCGCCGGAACCTGGCCCGCGCACCGGGAGCTGCCGCCCGGTTGGGTGCCGATCGGACGGGTGCTGGCAGGTCACGGTGTCACCGTCGACGGTGCGCGGCATCCGGGCAGTGGGGGCTGGGAATCGTTCAGCGGGGTGGACTCGGCATCCGAGCCCGAGCCACGATAG
- a CDS encoding DUF3515 domain-containing protein, translated as MAAESSDRDSSEAESSKAELSNGTADSAADSAAAEPTPTVDHSEAESPSPAADAEPEPASTSAEPADSDSTESAEPTAASTDAEPADSATASTRAADAEPATASTDAVDAEPAASDSTESADEPAPESSGYPPALIATAVALPVVLVVAVLVAAVLARRAPIEREPLVLGPVPAPAADGPACIALLPALPVDLGDYSKSTLVEPAPPATRAWQRKDGGNAIVLRCGLERPLEFNRASPLQIVNGVQWFEVRDAAAKASTWFAVDRATYIALTVPDGSGPTPLQGVSDTITANIPAQPIDPGPLPN; from the coding sequence ATGGCGGCGGAATCGTCGGACCGCGATTCGTCGGAGGCGGAGTCGTCGAAGGCCGAGCTGTCTAACGGAACGGCCGATTCGGCTGCGGACAGCGCTGCGGCAGAACCCACACCCACCGTAGATCACAGCGAAGCCGAGAGCCCTTCCCCAGCCGCCGATGCCGAGCCCGAACCAGCTTCAACCAGCGCCGAGCCTGCGGACTCCGACAGCACCGAATCCGCCGAGCCCACTGCAGCTTCAACCGATGCCGAGCCCGCCGACTCCGCAACAGCCTCAACCAGGGCCGCCGACGCGGAGCCCGCAACAGCTTCAACCGATGCCGTCGACGCCGAGCCCGCAGCTTCCGACAGCACCGAATCCGCCGACGAGCCCGCGCCCGAATCCAGCGGCTACCCGCCCGCGCTGATCGCGACCGCAGTCGCACTCCCGGTCGTGCTGGTAGTCGCCGTTCTGGTCGCCGCAGTTCTCGCCCGACGCGCACCGATCGAACGCGAACCGCTGGTCCTCGGTCCGGTTCCCGCGCCCGCCGCGGACGGACCCGCATGCATCGCGCTGCTGCCCGCATTGCCGGTCGATCTCGGCGACTACTCCAAATCCACGCTGGTGGAACCGGCTCCCCCCGCGACCCGCGCCTGGCAGCGCAAGGACGGCGGCAACGCCATCGTGCTGCGCTGCGGTTTGGAACGACCGTTGGAGTTCAACCGCGCCTCACCGCTACAGATCGTCAATGGCGTGCAATGGTTCGAGGTCCGCGATGCGGCCGCCAAGGCGAGCACCTGGTTCGCCGTCGACCGCGCAACCTATATCGCGCTGACCGTTCCCGACGGCTCTGGACCGACTCCGCTACAAGGAGTTTCGGACACGATTACCGCCAACATACCGGCCCAGCCGATTGATCCCGGCCCACTACCGAACTGA
- a CDS encoding D-alanine--D-alanine ligase family protein translates to MTNRIRVAVVFGGRSNEHAVSCVSAGSVLRNLDPEKYEAVPIGITIDGAWVLGGSEVASLGFKDNALPAVDSSGTALTLAADPSRSGSLVALDDPSAALGSVDVVFPILHGPFGEDGTLQGMLELAGVPYVGPGVLASAAGMDKEFTKKLLAAEGLPIGRQLVLRRGTDTLDADDRALLGLPVFVKPARGGSSIGITKVTDWSELDAAIAAAREHDPKVIVEAGIVGREVECGVLEFPDGRVGASVVAEIRMPDADAAAPEFYDFDTKYLDDVCEFDVPAKLDDEVSDSVRELAVRAFKALDCQGLARVDFFVTAEGPVINEINTMPGFTSISMYPRMWEATGIDYRALVSTLIETALARGTGLR, encoded by the coding sequence ATGACGAACCGGATCAGGGTTGCTGTGGTGTTCGGCGGGCGCAGTAACGAGCACGCCGTCTCGTGTGTGTCGGCCGGCAGCGTGCTGCGCAACCTCGATCCGGAAAAGTACGAGGCCGTGCCCATCGGCATCACCATCGACGGCGCCTGGGTGCTCGGTGGTTCCGAGGTGGCGTCGCTCGGATTCAAGGACAACGCGCTGCCCGCTGTGGACAGCAGCGGCACCGCGCTCACGCTGGCCGCCGATCCGAGCCGGTCCGGCTCGTTGGTCGCGCTCGATGATCCGAGTGCGGCACTGGGGTCGGTGGATGTGGTGTTCCCGATCCTGCACGGCCCGTTCGGTGAGGACGGCACGTTGCAGGGCATGCTCGAATTGGCCGGGGTGCCGTATGTCGGGCCGGGGGTGCTGGCCAGCGCCGCGGGGATGGATAAGGAATTCACCAAGAAGCTGCTCGCCGCGGAGGGGCTGCCGATCGGGCGGCAGCTGGTGCTGCGGCGCGGGACCGACACGCTCGACGCGGATGATCGCGCGCTGCTGGGCCTGCCGGTATTCGTCAAACCGGCGCGCGGTGGTTCCTCGATCGGCATCACCAAGGTCACCGATTGGAGCGAGTTGGACGCGGCGATCGCGGCGGCGCGTGAACACGATCCGAAGGTGATCGTGGAGGCGGGCATAGTCGGCCGCGAAGTCGAATGTGGCGTGCTGGAATTTCCGGACGGGCGGGTCGGGGCCAGTGTGGTCGCCGAGATTCGGATGCCGGATGCCGATGCCGCGGCGCCGGAGTTCTACGACTTCGACACCAAATACCTGGACGATGTCTGCGAATTCGATGTTCCGGCCAAACTGGACGACGAAGTGTCCGACAGCGTCAGGGAACTCGCGGTACGGGCGTTCAAAGCGCTTGACTGCCAAGGTTTGGCGCGCGTGGACTTCTTCGTTACGGCGGAGGGGCCGGTGATCAACGAGATCAATACGATGCCCGGTTTCACCTCGATTTCCATGTATCCGCGGATGTGGGAGGCGACCGGAATCGACTACCGGGCACTGGTTTCCACACTGATCGAGACGGCGCTCGCACGGGGTACCGGGTTGCGGTGA
- a CDS encoding NAD(P)H-dependent glycerol-3-phosphate dehydrogenase, with protein MTRAAVLGAGSWGTAFAKVLADAGTDVTIWARRPEVAKALATEHRNPFYLPDVQLPSLTATHDHAEALDGADIVVLAVPSQSLRANLETWRDSIGPDAALLSLAKGIETGTLLRMSQVIGAVTGADESRIAVLSGPNLAKEIAAEQPAATVIACTDAARAVALQQACANGYFRPYTNTDVIGCEIGGACKNVIALACGIASGMGLGDNSIASLITRGLAEIIRLGVALGAEPVTLAGLAGVGDLVATCTSPLSRNRSFGHVLGAGGSMEAAQEATHGQVAEGVKSCTSVRALAAAHNVEMPLTTSVHQVCHEGVSVREAVGNLLGRRIKPE; from the coding sequence ATGACGAGGGCGGCAGTGCTGGGCGCGGGATCATGGGGGACCGCGTTCGCGAAGGTGTTGGCGGACGCGGGAACCGACGTCACGATCTGGGCCAGGCGGCCCGAGGTGGCCAAGGCTTTGGCCACGGAACATCGCAATCCGTTCTATCTGCCCGATGTGCAATTACCCAGCTTGACGGCCACCCATGACCACGCCGAGGCACTCGACGGCGCCGATATCGTCGTGCTCGCGGTTCCGTCCCAATCCCTGCGCGCGAATCTCGAGACGTGGCGGGACTCGATCGGGCCGGATGCCGCGCTGCTGAGCCTGGCCAAGGGCATCGAGACCGGCACGCTGCTGCGGATGAGTCAGGTCATCGGTGCGGTGACCGGTGCCGACGAGAGCCGCATCGCGGTGCTGTCCGGTCCGAACCTGGCCAAGGAGATCGCGGCCGAGCAGCCCGCGGCCACCGTGATCGCGTGCACCGATGCCGCGCGGGCCGTCGCACTGCAGCAGGCCTGCGCCAACGGCTACTTCCGGCCCTACACCAATACCGATGTGATCGGCTGTGAGATCGGTGGCGCCTGTAAGAACGTCATCGCGCTCGCCTGCGGCATCGCCTCGGGAATGGGGTTGGGCGACAACTCGATTGCCAGCCTGATCACCCGAGGGCTGGCCGAGATCATCCGGCTCGGGGTCGCACTGGGCGCGGAGCCGGTCACGTTGGCCGGACTGGCCGGGGTCGGCGATCTGGTCGCCACCTGTACCTCGCCACTGTCGCGAAACCGGTCGTTCGGGCATGTGCTCGGGGCCGGCGGGTCCATGGAGGCGGCCCAGGAGGCCACCCATGGTCAGGTCGCCGAGGGTGTGAAGTCGTGCACATCGGTGCGGGCGCTGGCCGCGGCGCACAATGTCGAGATGCCGCTGACCACGTCGGTGCACCAGGTATGTCATGAGGGCGTTTCGGTGCGCGAGGCGGTCGGCAATTTGCTGGGTCGGCGGATCAAACCGGAATAG
- the cofC gene encoding 2-phospho-L-lactate guanylyltransferase: protein MRPHALHAVIAVKSLDRAKSRLADRLRPEHRARLVLAMLADTVSAAVAVPRIASVTVVTPDPVVAELARRLGAVVHPEPHREVIDATDPDGLNTALTDAATALRHRHGPVELLALQADLPALRPDELSDMLTTAPVGVRSVIVDHAGSGTSALLVRDTVAPLDPRFGPGSARRHIDAGAVDLHGDWPGLRLDVDTADDLDRAIELGAGDSTGAVLHDIGWPIRVHERVRRVC from the coding sequence ATGCGTCCGCATGCGTTGCACGCCGTGATCGCGGTGAAGAGCCTCGATCGGGCCAAGAGCCGGCTGGCCGATCGGCTGCGCCCGGAACACCGGGCCCGGCTGGTGCTCGCCATGCTCGCCGACACCGTGTCCGCTGCCGTCGCGGTTCCGCGGATCGCATCGGTCACCGTGGTGACCCCGGATCCGGTCGTCGCCGAGCTGGCACGCAGGCTCGGCGCGGTCGTACATCCCGAACCCCACCGCGAGGTCATCGACGCGACCGATCCGGACGGCCTGAACACCGCGCTCACCGACGCGGCCACCGCATTGCGACACCGGCACGGCCCGGTCGAACTGCTGGCCCTACAGGCGGATCTGCCCGCCTTGCGCCCCGACGAACTCTCGGACATGCTGACCACCGCGCCGGTCGGCGTTCGTTCGGTCATCGTCGACCACGCGGGCAGCGGCACGTCCGCGTTATTGGTCCGCGATACCGTCGCCCCGCTGGATCCACGCTTCGGTCCCGGCTCGGCGCGTCGACACATCGACGCGGGTGCGGTCGACCTGCACGGCGACTGGCCCGGATTGCGGCTCGACGTCGACACCGCCGACGATCTGGACCGCGCCATCGAACTCGGCGCGGGCGATTCGACAGGTGCTGTGCTGCACGACATCGGTTGGCCTATTCGCGTTCACGAGCGGGTACGCCGGGTGTGCTAG